Within Bacillus thermozeamaize, the genomic segment AGAGGAGATTTTGTATGAATATTGTGGTTTGTCTCAAGCAGACATTCGACACGGAAGAGAAGATCACCATCAAGGATGGCCAGATCAATGAAGACGGCGTTGAATTCATCATCAACCCGTACGATGAATATGCCGTGGAAGAGGCAATCAAATTAAAGGAACAGTTTGGCGGCGAAGTGACGGTCATCACCATCGGGCCGGACCGCGCTGAAAACGCGTTGCGGACAGCGCTGGCGATGGGAGCGGATAAAGCGGTTCTGATCAATGATGAATCGTTGTTCGGCGATGAATACACGACCGCCAAGGTGCTGGCCGCAGCCGTCAAAAGACAGCCTTTCGATATTGTCCTCTGCGGAAACGTGGCTGTGGATGATGGGGCTGGACAAGGCGGGCCGCGTCTTGCGGAACTGTTGGACATCCCTCAGATTACGACCATTACCAAGCTGGAGATTGACGGCGACAAGGTGACGGTGGAACGCGATGTGGAAGGTGACGTGGAGATTATCGAAACCAAGCTGCCGGTGTTGGTTACGGCGCAGCAAGGTCTCAACGAACCGCGCTATCCGTCGCTGCCGGGCATCATGAAGGCGAAGAAAAAGCCGCTGGAGCGCTTGACTGCCGCCGATTTGGGCATCAATCCGGAAGAGATTCAGGCCAAGACCGAGACGGTAGAGGTCTTTCTGCCGCCAAAGAAACAGGCCGGCAAGATTCTGGAAGGGGACGTGGACCAGCAGGCGAAGGAACTGGTATCGCTGCTGCGTAACGAAGCCAAGGTGATTTAACGGTCATCATCCGATTTTCTGGTGAATCTGTGTGGAATCAACGGGGAAAGGGAGGAAACGTTCGTGGCGAAGAAAGTTCTGGTATTGGCAGAAGCAAAAGACGGAAACTTGCGCAATGTGACTTTTGAAGCGTTGAATGCGGCCCGTCGCATCAGCAACGGCGGCAGTGTTGTGGCGGCAGCGTTTGGCTCTGCGGCAGACGGTTATGTCGATCAGCTGGCGCATTATGGGGCGGATCAAGTGGTTGTCGTCAACAACGAAAAGCTCAACCAGTACACGACGGACGGTTACCTGCAGGCCTTCACGAAAGTGATCGAGAGTGTGGGACCGGATGCGATTGTGCTGGGGCATACCGCTCTGGGGAAAGACCTGGCTCCCCGCGTGGCCGCAAAGCTTGATTTGGGCCTGATCAGCGACTGCACGGACGTGGAGGTCAATGGCGACGAAGTGATCACCACGCGCCCGATCTATTCCGGAAAGGCGTTTGCCAAGCGGAAATTCAAGAGCGGCACCTTGTTTATCACGGTTCGGCCCAACAACATCGGTTTCGACGAGCCGGACACCAGCCGTTCCGCCGAGAGGGTGGACCTGGCTGTCGAGCTGAGCGACGATTCTTTGCGCACGCTGGTCAAGGAAGTGGTGAAGAAAACCTCAACCGGCGTTGACCTGACCGAAGCCAAAATCATCGTCGCAGGCGGCCGCGGTGTGAAAAGCGCGGAAGGATTCAAGCCGCTCTATGAACTGGCAGAGGTGCTGGGCGCGGCGGTTGGCGCATCCAGGGGTGCCTGTGACGCCGGTTATTGTGATTACTCCATGCAAATCGGGCAAACCGGAAAAGTGGTCACACCTGACCTGTACATCGCCTGCGGTATTTCCGGCGCGATCCAGCACTTGGCGGGAATGTCCAACTCGAAAGTGATCGTGGCGATCAACAAGGATCCGGAAGCCAATATCTTCCAGGTGGCGGACTACGGCATTGTGGGAGACCTCTTTGAAGTGGTACCCAAGCTCACGGAGGAGTTCAGGAAGCTTCTGGCTGAAAGCTGATTGCCTTAGCATTTTGTACAGGAGGAGTTCTCATGGCCAATCGGGCA encodes:
- a CDS encoding electron transfer flavoprotein subunit beta, whose translation is MNIVVCLKQTFDTEEKITIKDGQINEDGVEFIINPYDEYAVEEAIKLKEQFGGEVTVITIGPDRAENALRTALAMGADKAVLINDESLFGDEYTTAKVLAAAVKRQPFDIVLCGNVAVDDGAGQGGPRLAELLDIPQITTITKLEIDGDKVTVERDVEGDVEIIETKLPVLVTAQQGLNEPRYPSLPGIMKAKKKPLERLTAADLGINPEEIQAKTETVEVFLPPKKQAGKILEGDVDQQAKELVSLLRNEAKVI
- a CDS encoding electron transfer flavoprotein subunit alpha; the encoded protein is MAKKVLVLAEAKDGNLRNVTFEALNAARRISNGGSVVAAAFGSAADGYVDQLAHYGADQVVVVNNEKLNQYTTDGYLQAFTKVIESVGPDAIVLGHTALGKDLAPRVAAKLDLGLISDCTDVEVNGDEVITTRPIYSGKAFAKRKFKSGTLFITVRPNNIGFDEPDTSRSAERVDLAVELSDDSLRTLVKEVVKKTSTGVDLTEAKIIVAGGRGVKSAEGFKPLYELAEVLGAAVGASRGACDAGYCDYSMQIGQTGKVVTPDLYIACGISGAIQHLAGMSNSKVIVAINKDPEANIFQVADYGIVGDLFEVVPKLTEEFRKLLAES